A stretch of Elusimicrobiota bacterium DNA encodes these proteins:
- a CDS encoding type II toxin-antitoxin system RelE/ParE family toxin, producing MHRVFLERKAEKDLDGLPGHIREAAIKAIVNLEHNPRPAGSKKLKSEIRNWRLRISDYRILYEIDDRSKTVLIYRIKHRKEAYR from the coding sequence TTGCACCGCGTCTTTCTTGAACGAAAAGCCGAAAAAGATTTAGATGGTTTGCCCGGTCATATCCGTGAGGCAGCGATCAAGGCAATCGTAAATCTCGAACATAATCCTAGGCCGGCAGGCTCAAAAAAATTGAAGAGTGAGATTCGCAACTGGAGGTTACGAATCAGCGATTACCGAATCCTTTATGAAATCGATGACCGCTCAAAAACTGTGCTAATTTACCGCATTAAACATCGCAAAGAAGCTTACCGATGA